GCCGATGGCCGACGGCTGGATCGACCGGGGCCGGCTCGTATGTCCTTGGCACGGTTCGTGGTTCGCGGCCGAGTCGGGAGAGGTACTGCGCGGCCCAGCGGCGGCGCCGCTGCCGTGCTATGAGGCCAGGCTGGTCGACGGAATGGTTGAGGTGCGTGCCGAGGAGGTAGCCCAGTGAACGCCTACGACGTGCTGAAAGAACACCACATCATGCTCAAGGGCCTGGGCCGTAAGGTCAGCGAGGCGCCGGTGAATTCCGAAGAGCGGCATGCCCTTTTCGACGACATGCTGATCGAACTCGACATTCATTTCCGCATCGAGGACGACCTGTACTACCCGGCCCTCAAAGACGCCACCAAGCTGATCGCGGTCGCCCATGCGGAGCACCGCCAGGTGATCGACCAGCTGTCGGTGTTGCTCAAGACCCCACAGAGCGCGCCCGGTTACGAGGACGAGTGGAACTCGTTCAAGACGGTGCTGGAGGCCCACGCCGACGAAGAGGAGCGCGACATGATTCCGGCTCCCCCGGAGGTGAAGATCACCGACGCTGAGCTCGAGGAACTGGGCGACAAGATGGCCGCGAAGATGGAACAATACCGCCGGTCCGCCCTGTATAAGATGCGCACGAAGGGGCGGACGGCGCTGGTGCGCTCGCTGTAACTGCGGCGACACCGCCGGCTTGCGGCGTCCGCCCGGCCGTCGGGAGTAGCGTCACGGTTCATGAACCCCGAGTGCGCCGCTTCTCAGGGTGACATCACGGCCGAGATGGCCGCCATCGCAGCCGAATACCGCGGTAGCGCAGCGCAGCCCCGGCTCGACTACCCGCCCTACCGCGCCACCATCCTGCGCCATCCCCGACACCCCCTGGCGCCGGTCGATCCCGAGGAAATCGAGCGCTGGGCGCCGTGCTTCGGCCACCAGGACGTCGACCCGCTCGACGCCGACCTGACGGCCGGCCACGCCGGCCCACCCCTCGGAGAACGCGTGATCGTGGCCGGCCGGGTGCGCGACGGCTTCGGCAAACCGGTGGCGGGTCAGCTGATCGAGATCTGGCAAGCCAACGCCGGCGGCCGCTATCGCCACCAGCGCGACCAGCACCCGGCTCCGCTGGACCCCAACTTCACCGGCGCCGGCCGGTGT
This genomic interval from Mycobacterium sp. SMC-2 contains the following:
- a CDS encoding hemerythrin domain-containing protein, translated to MNAYDVLKEHHIMLKGLGRKVSEAPVNSEERHALFDDMLIELDIHFRIEDDLYYPALKDATKLIAVAHAEHRQVIDQLSVLLKTPQSAPGYEDEWNSFKTVLEAHADEEERDMIPAPPEVKITDAELEELGDKMAAKMEQYRRSALYKMRTKGRTALVRSL
- the pcaH gene encoding protocatechuate 3,4-dioxygenase subunit beta produces the protein MNPECAASQGDITAEMAAIAAEYRGSAAQPRLDYPPYRATILRHPRHPLAPVDPEEIERWAPCFGHQDVDPLDADLTAGHAGPPLGERVIVAGRVRDGFGKPVAGQLIEIWQANAGGRYRHQRDQHPAPLDPNFTGAGRCLTGPDGSYRFLTIKPGPYPWRNHHNAWRPAHIHFSIFGTAFPQRLVTQMYFPGDPLFDLDPIFQSVLDPAARRRLIARYDHDLTEPEYATGYRWDVVLSGARKTPMEGHDE